A single region of the Salvia miltiorrhiza cultivar Shanhuang (shh) chromosome 8, IMPLAD_Smil_shh, whole genome shotgun sequence genome encodes:
- the LOC131000581 gene encoding OVARIAN TUMOR DOMAIN-containing deubiquitinating enzyme 12-like isoform X1, whose amino-acid sequence MITYNQDPDVIRWGLKLFDGDPYSNCGYCGSIPQHNADCYPGHYLKGYQYESDCNYAGDQNLNVDSLHDELSQLSVTEPIKLFQDGMEHQTSFCSQDWFPHSLGNYSYVVDGHDSQHEEETDLGISASCSSPGDELYCEEEWSNSLELMDEHAFDGEVGKRLNQISMASIPHIPKINGEIPSIDEATLDHQRLLDRLLVYELVEFKVQGDGNCQFRALSDQFYRTPEHHKFVREQIVNQLRSFPEIYEGYVPMAYDQYLTKMSKNGEWGDHVTLQAAADSYGIKIFVIASFKDTCYIEILPNIQKSERVIFLSFWAEVHYNSIYPAGACIVVQIARRFGQRRRRGGWLLNTNTSNYQKTITNEWQWKSTPFITCNSTINPTRPLILSQ is encoded by the exons ATGATCACATACAACCAAGATCCTGATGTTATTCGCTGGGGACTTAAGCTCTTTGATGGTGATCCTTATTCTAATTGTGGATATTGTGGTTCCATCCCCCAACATAACGCGGACTGCTATCCGGGGCATTATTTGAAAGGATATCAGTATGAGTCGGACTGCAATTATGCAGGAGACCAAAACCTTAATGTAGACAGCCTTCACGACGAACTATCACAACTTTCAGTGACTGAACCAATCAAGTTGTTCCAAGATGGCATGGAGCACCAAACTTCGTTTTGTTCACAGGACTGGTTTCCACATTCATTGGGGAACTACAGCTATGTCGTTGATG GACATGATAGTCAACATGAAGAAGAAACTGATTTGGGAATTTCTGCTTCATGTTCTAGCCCAGGAGATGAATTGTACTGTGAAGAAGAGTGGTCGAATTCACTAGAACTAATGGACGAGCATGCTTTTGATGGTGAAGTAGGTAAAAGATTGAACCAGATATCGATGGCTTCTATTCCC CACATTCCAAAAATTAATGGTGAAATACCCTCAATAGATGAAGCGACTTTAGATCATCAAAGACTTCTAGACAG ATTACTGGTCTATGAGCTGGTCGAATTCAAGGTTCAAGGTGATGGTAACTGCCAG TTCCGAGCTCTGTCGGACCAATTTTATCGTACTCCTGAGCACCACAAATTTGTCCGAGAGCAGATTGTAAATCAG CTTAGGTCTTTCCCAGAGATCTACGAGGGATATGTGCCCATGGCTTATGACCAATATCTGACAAAGATGTCCAA GAACGGAGAGTGGGGAGATCATGTCACGTTGCAAGCTGCTGCAGATTCT TATGgtataaaaatatttgtcaTCGCGTCGTTTAAGGACACCTGTTACATTGAGATCCTCCCAAACATTCAAAAGTCAGAACGAG TTATTTTCCTGAGCTTCTGGGCCGAGGTTCATTACAACTCGATATATCCTGCCGGAG CTTGTATTGTTGTGCAGATTGCCCGACGTTTCggacaaagaagaagaagaggtggCTGGCTGCTCAACACGAACACGTCGAATTACCAGAAGACTATAACTAATGAATGGCAATGGAAATCGACACCATTCATAACCTGCAACTCTACTATCAACCCAACAAGACCCCTCATTCTTTCTCAATAA
- the LOC131000581 gene encoding OVARIAN TUMOR DOMAIN-containing deubiquitinating enzyme 12-like isoform X2 translates to MITYNQDPDVIRWGLKLFDGDPYSNCGYCGSIPQHNADCYPGHYLKGYQYESDCNYAGDQNLNVDSLHDELSQLSVTEPIKLFQDGMEHQTSFCSQDWFPHSLGNYSYVVDGHDSQHEEETDLGISASCSSPGDELYCEEEWSNSLELMDEHAFDGEVGKRLNQISMASIPHIPKINGEIPSIDEATLDHQRLLDRLLVYELVEFKVQGDGNCQFRALSDQFYRTPEHHKFVREQIVNQLRSFPEIYEGYVPMAYDQYLTKMSKNGEWGDHVTLQAAADSYGIKIFVIASFKDTCYIEILPNIQKSERVIFLSFWAEVHYNSIYPAGDCPTFRTKKKKRWLAAQHEHVELPEDYN, encoded by the exons ATGATCACATACAACCAAGATCCTGATGTTATTCGCTGGGGACTTAAGCTCTTTGATGGTGATCCTTATTCTAATTGTGGATATTGTGGTTCCATCCCCCAACATAACGCGGACTGCTATCCGGGGCATTATTTGAAAGGATATCAGTATGAGTCGGACTGCAATTATGCAGGAGACCAAAACCTTAATGTAGACAGCCTTCACGACGAACTATCACAACTTTCAGTGACTGAACCAATCAAGTTGTTCCAAGATGGCATGGAGCACCAAACTTCGTTTTGTTCACAGGACTGGTTTCCACATTCATTGGGGAACTACAGCTATGTCGTTGATG GACATGATAGTCAACATGAAGAAGAAACTGATTTGGGAATTTCTGCTTCATGTTCTAGCCCAGGAGATGAATTGTACTGTGAAGAAGAGTGGTCGAATTCACTAGAACTAATGGACGAGCATGCTTTTGATGGTGAAGTAGGTAAAAGATTGAACCAGATATCGATGGCTTCTATTCCC CACATTCCAAAAATTAATGGTGAAATACCCTCAATAGATGAAGCGACTTTAGATCATCAAAGACTTCTAGACAG ATTACTGGTCTATGAGCTGGTCGAATTCAAGGTTCAAGGTGATGGTAACTGCCAG TTCCGAGCTCTGTCGGACCAATTTTATCGTACTCCTGAGCACCACAAATTTGTCCGAGAGCAGATTGTAAATCAG CTTAGGTCTTTCCCAGAGATCTACGAGGGATATGTGCCCATGGCTTATGACCAATATCTGACAAAGATGTCCAA GAACGGAGAGTGGGGAGATCATGTCACGTTGCAAGCTGCTGCAGATTCT TATGgtataaaaatatttgtcaTCGCGTCGTTTAAGGACACCTGTTACATTGAGATCCTCCCAAACATTCAAAAGTCAGAACGAG TTATTTTCCTGAGCTTCTGGGCCGAGGTTCATTACAACTCGATATATCCTGCCGGAG ATTGCCCGACGTTTCggacaaagaagaagaagaggtggCTGGCTGCTCAACACGAACACGTCGAATTACCAGAAGACTATAACTAA
- the LOC131000521 gene encoding ABC transporter G family member 28-like, producing MLEMRILSSAITLTLILQTIWRVSHAQPQPQPTPQDPAAAAAAAADNPAAMQLLSKTMFNRFNNFSAFLGPDAKKHLGFCIRDMDAEWDKAFNFSKNTQFLAECVRGDKDAMQRLCTAAEVKFYGQSLLGGGGGGLRSSYYLRPNKNCNLTAWPAGCEPGWACNVKKEDNVDIKNDKEIPERVLDCQPCCPGFFCPHGLTCMIPCPLGAYCPRAQLNQATGVCDPYRYQLPPGQANHSCGGADIWSDFNTGYELFCSGGFYCPTTTQRLPCTEGHFCRSGSTAQMRCFQLAGCDQQTENQNITAYGIIFFGGITMILLIIYNCSGQVLSDREKRQAKSREAAARSARETVQARERWKSAKDVARKGAELTAQLSRTFSRKKSVLNEPHKGSGQPKPGSDAALASMSGELKGKKKKESNLTKMLRDLEENPDNDEGFNVEIGDKNLKKQGKGKQLHTRSQIFKYAYGQIEKEKALQEQTKNLTFSGVISVASDLEFSSRPPIEVFFQDLTLTLKGKNKHLLRCVTGKLVPGHVSAVMGPSGAGKTTFLSALLGKAAGCTITGSILINGKNEPMQSYKRIIGYVPQDDIVHGNLTVEENLWFSARCRLAADLEKAEKVLVVERVIESLGLQHIRDSLVGTVEKRGISGGQRKRVNVGLEMVMEPSLLILDEPTSGLDSSSSLLLLRALRREALEGVNICMVVHQPSYTLYKMFDDLILLAKGGLTVYHGPVKKVEEYFSGLGIVVPERVNPPDYYIDILEGIVKPNANATVKFKELPLRWMLHNGYPVPPDMLDSAGVSSIATDDSSHGGMTPASATPDQSFAGDLWQDVKFTVGQKKDHIWLNFNRSQDLSNRNTPNVVMQYKFFLGRVGKQRLREARTQAVDYLILLLAGICLGTLAKVSDETFGSTGYLYTVIGVSLLTKIAALRSFSLDKLHYWRESAAGMSSLAYFLAKDSVDHFNTIIKPAVYLSMFYFFNNPRSTIFDNYMVLLCLVYCVTGIAYVLAIYYEPAPAQLWSVLLPVVLTLIANQDADSFASKIGNYCYTKWALEAFLLANAERYSGVWLIQRCGAIRQRGYDLDDYYPCLAYLIATGIFSRGVAFFCLVTFQKK from the exons ATGCTTGAAATGAGAATATTGTCGTCGGCGATAACACTCACGCTAATCCTTCAAACAATATGGCGGGTGAGCCACGCGCAACCGCAACCACAACCAACACCACAAgaccccgccgccgccgccgccgctgccgccgatAACCCGGCGGCCATGCAGCTGCTCTCCAAGACCATGTTCAACCGCTTCAACAATTTCTCCGCCTTCTTGGGCCCCGATGCCAAGAAGCATCTCGGCTTCTGCATCAGAgatat GGACGCTGAATGGGATAAGGCGTTTAATTTCTCCAAGAACACGCAGTTTTTGGCGGAATGCGTGAGAGGCGACAAAG ATGCTATGCAGCGGCTGTGCACGGCGGCGGAGGTGAAGTTCTACGGGCAGAGTCTGTTGGGCGGCGGGGGAGGAGGGCTGAGGAGCAGTTACTATCTGAGACCAAACAAGAACTGCAACTTGACGGCGTGGCCAGCCGGTTGCGAGCCCGGATGGGCGTGCAATGTGAAGAAAGAAGACAATGTTGACATCAAAAATGACAAAGAGATACCGGAGAGAGTTCTTGACTGTCAGCCTTGTTGCCCTGGCTTCTTCTGTCCCCATGGCCTTACTTGCATGATTC CGTGCCCCTTGGGAGCTTACTGCCCTCGAGCTCAACTCAATCAAGCCACCGGTGTCTGTGATCC GTACCGTTATCAACTACCTCCAGGGCAAGCCAACCACAGCTGCGGCGGCGCCGATATCTGGTCTGATTTTAACACTGGCTACGAGTTGTTCTGTTCCGGAGGATTTTACTGTCCCACCACCACCCAAAGACTCCCCTGCACCGAGGG GCATTTCTGTAGGTCTGGTTCCACTGCTCAAATGC GTTGCTTTCAGCTCGCAGGCTGTGACCAGCAAACTGAGAATCAGAATATCACGGCTTACGGAATCATCTTCTTC GGTGGGATCACTATGATTCTTCTCATCATATACAACTGCTCGGGGCAAGTCCTGAGCGATCGAGAGAAGAGGCAGGCCAAGTCAAGGGAAGCCGCAGCGAGGAGCGCCAGAGAGACGGTGCAGGCTCGCGAGAGATGGAAGTCCGCCAAGGATGTCGCACGGAAAGGTGCAGAGTTAACGGCACAGTTGTCACGGACATTCTCCCGCAAGAAGTCCGTGCTGAACGAGCCGCATAAGGGCTCGGGCCAACCTAAACCCGGATCGGATGCAGCATTGGCTTCAATGTCCGGTGAGCTCAAAGggaagaagaaaaaggaaagCAACCTCACTAAGATGCTGCGCGACCTCGAAGAGAATCCTGATAACGACGAGGGGTTCAACGTGGAGATCGGAGACAAGAATCTGAAGAAGCAGGGGAAGGGGAAGCAGCTGCACACGCGCAGCCAGATCTTCAAGTATGCCTACGGCCAGATCGAGAAGGAGAAGGCTCTACAGGAGCAGACCAAGAATTTGACATTCTCCGGTGTCATATCCGTGGCTTCGGATTTGGAATTCTCAAGTAGGCCGCCTATTGAAGTGTTCTTCCAAGACTTGACTCTCACGTTGAAGGGTAAAAACAAGCATCTCTTGAGGTGCGTCACAGGGAAGCTCGTACCTGGCCACGTTTCTGCTGTCATGGGTCCGTCGGGTGCTGGGAAGACGACATTCCTCTCAGCCTTGCTGGGAAAAGCTGCTGGATGCACCATCACTGGCTCCATCCTTATCAACGGGAAGAACGAACCTATGCAATCATACAAAAGAATTATCGGATATGTTCCTCAAGATGATATAGTTCATGGAAATTTGACAGTGGAGGAGAATCTCTGGTTCAGTGCTAGATGCAG ACTCGCGGCTGATCTTGAAAAAGCAGAGAAAGTTCTAGTTGTTGAGAGAGTAATCGAATCCCTAGGGTTGCAGCACATTAGGGACTCCCTAGTTGGAACTGTTGAGAAGAGAGGAATCTCTGGAGGTCAGAGGAAACGAGTGAATGTCGGGCTTGAAATGGTTATGGAGCCTTCGCTGTTAATCTTAGACGAGCCTACGTCTGGCCTAGACAGTTCTTCTTCTCTGCTGCTACTCAGAGCCCTGCGTCGTGAAGCTCTTGAAGGAGTAAACATATGCATGGTGGTTCACCAACCAAG TTACACATTATACAAGATGTTCGATGATTTGATACTTCTAGCTAAGGGTGGCCTCACGGTGTATCACGGACCAGTGAAGAAAGTCGAGGAATACTTTTCTGGTCTAGGGATCGTTGTCCCTGAAAGAGTGAATCCTCCTGATTACTACATTGACATATTGGAAGGAATAGTGAAACCAAATGCAAACGCGACTGTCAAATTTAAGGAGCTTCCGCTcagatggatgcttcacaatGGTTATCCTGTACCACCCGACATGCTAGATTCTGCAGGGGTCTCGTCCATTGCCACTGACGACTCATCCCATGGAGGAATGACGCCTGCAAGTGCTACCCCGGACCAGTCTTTTGCTGGAGATCTTTGGCAGGATGTTAAGTTTACCGTAGGCCAGAAGAAAGATCACATATGGCTTAATTTCAACAGGTCCCAAGACTTGTCTAATCGAAACACACCAAACGTCGTCATGCAGTATAAGTTTTTCTTAGGGAG AGTCGGAAAGCAACGACTAAGAGAAGCCAGAACACAAGCTGTGGACTATCTTATCCTACTACTGGCAGGAATATGCTTAGGAACACTTGCAAAAGTGAGCGACGAAACCTTTGGCTCAACGGGATATCTGTATACAGTCATTGGAGTCT CCTTGCTCACCAAGATTGCTGCTTTGAGATCGTTTTCTCTGGACAAGTTGCATTACTGGAGAGAGAGTGCTGCTGGCATGAGCAGCTTGGCTTATTTCCTAGCAAAGGACTCTGTCGATCATTTCAACACCATCATAAAGCCTGCTGTCTACCTATCGATGTTCTATTTCTTCAACAATCCCAGGTCTACCATTTTTGACAACTACATGGTCTTGCTGTGTCTCGTATACTGCGTTACTGGCATAGCCTACGTTCTTGCAATCTACTACGAACCTGCTCCAGCCCAACTG TGGTCGGTGTTGCTCCCTGTTGTTCTTACTCTCATCGCCAACCAAGATGCGGATTCATTCGCATCAAAAATAGGAAACTATTGCTACACAAAATGGGCTCTGGAAGCATTCCTGCTTGCAAATGCAGAAAG GTATTCTGGGGTATGGCTTATTCAAAGATGTGGTGCAATCAGACAGAGAGGTTATGACCTCGACGACTACTACCCCTGTTTGGCATACCTCATCGCGACTGGTATATTTAGTCGAGGGGTGGCCTTTTTCTGTCTGGTCACTTTCCAGAAGAAATAG